In the Solibacillus sp. FSL K6-1523 genome, one interval contains:
- a CDS encoding MinD/ParA family protein, with the protein MRDQAEKLRLKMLESQGALGRSIAVVSGKGGVGKSNFTTNFATLLAKSGKKVVILDMDIGMGNIHILIGKTVKYSLKDYLDGNLAIQDVMFEGPGGLRYISGGSGMATIMEWSEKTFERLIEGFELLQKEYDYVLFDMGAGVANWSLDLLTSLDEIIVISTAEPTSIMDAYSMMKYIHMKDEHKTFYLLCNRAFNIEEGQDTIHRLKTVMERFLSKEVVVLGSLPEDGVVRKAVRQQTPFTLLYPDAPISKTMQKIVNRFLHHQTEEVHSTIKTTNFLSKLKSIFSKGRE; encoded by the coding sequence ATGAGAGATCAAGCTGAAAAACTTCGATTGAAAATGCTTGAAAGCCAAGGAGCCCTAGGGAGATCTATTGCAGTTGTTAGTGGTAAAGGCGGCGTAGGGAAGAGTAACTTTACAACGAATTTCGCTACACTTTTAGCTAAATCTGGTAAAAAAGTCGTTATATTAGATATGGATATTGGAATGGGAAATATCCATATTTTAATAGGGAAAACGGTGAAGTATAGTTTAAAGGATTATTTAGATGGGAATTTAGCTATACAAGATGTCATGTTTGAAGGACCAGGCGGGTTGCGATATATTTCTGGTGGCTCAGGAATGGCAACGATTATGGAATGGTCAGAAAAGACATTTGAACGTCTAATTGAAGGTTTTGAACTGTTACAGAAAGAATACGATTATGTGTTGTTTGATATGGGAGCGGGTGTAGCTAATTGGTCGTTAGATTTACTCACGTCTTTAGATGAGATTATTGTCATATCTACGGCAGAACCTACTTCTATTATGGACGCGTATTCCATGATGAAATATATTCATATGAAAGATGAACATAAGACGTTTTACTTATTATGTAATCGGGCATTCAACATAGAAGAGGGACAAGATACAATTCATCGATTAAAAACAGTAATGGAACGTTTTTTATCAAAAGAGGTTGTTGTACTAGGCTCCTTACCAGAAGATGGCGTTGTGCGAAAGGCGGTAAGGCAGCAAACACCGTTTACGTTATTGTACCCAGATGCACCTATATCGAAAACGATGCAAAAAATTGTTAATCGATTTCTTCATCATCAAACAGAAGAAGTGCATTCTACAATAAAAACGACTAATTTTTTATCCAAGCTAAAAAGTATCTTTTCGAAAGGGCGTGAGTAA
- a CDS encoding protein-glutamate methylesterase/protein-glutamine glutaminase, producing MNFSNKSKLLVVDDSAFMRKLISDFFANDSKVEVVGTARNGKDAIKKIQQLKPDVVTMDVEMPEMNGLEALQEIMQVCPVPVVMLSSTTQRGTDNTLTAMEYGAVDFITKPSGTISLDLHKIQNELVYKVAQAAQIPIAKLKKPISRPYVFAPPVGQPIKTEKLVSSPAPVMKKSIPPIVTASKKVDWNNNAKKIILIGTSTGGPRALQEVITKIPANIDAPILVVQHMPAGFTKSLATRLDQLSQIHVKEAEQGDILQKGTAYIAPGGYHLKLRKVGATFAIVTDQTEPPRSGHRPSVDVMFEDVSQYSDFDKIAVVMTGMGYDGAKGLVALKKTGNVMAIAESAETCIVYGMPKAAVETQLVDEVADVDDIAQTIMKYMS from the coding sequence TTGAACTTCTCAAATAAAAGTAAGCTTTTAGTTGTTGACGATTCTGCATTTATGCGAAAGCTAATTAGTGATTTTTTCGCCAATGATTCTAAAGTAGAGGTGGTTGGTACTGCTCGAAACGGAAAAGATGCGATCAAAAAAATTCAACAACTAAAGCCAGATGTTGTCACAATGGATGTTGAAATGCCAGAAATGAACGGACTCGAAGCGTTACAAGAAATTATGCAAGTATGTCCAGTTCCTGTTGTCATGCTATCAAGTACAACACAACGAGGAACAGATAACACATTAACTGCTATGGAATACGGGGCTGTTGATTTTATAACGAAGCCAAGTGGAACGATTTCATTAGATCTACATAAAATCCAAAACGAATTGGTGTATAAAGTGGCCCAGGCAGCTCAAATTCCAATTGCAAAATTAAAAAAACCAATTTCGAGACCCTATGTGTTTGCGCCACCTGTTGGCCAACCAATTAAGACTGAAAAGCTGGTGAGTTCACCTGCACCTGTTATGAAGAAATCAATACCACCTATAGTAACGGCAAGTAAAAAGGTGGACTGGAACAATAACGCTAAAAAAATCATTTTAATTGGTACTTCAACAGGAGGCCCGAGAGCGCTGCAAGAGGTCATTACTAAAATACCAGCGAATATAGATGCCCCGATTTTAGTTGTTCAACATATGCCAGCAGGATTTACAAAATCACTTGCTACACGTTTGGATCAATTGAGCCAAATTCATGTGAAAGAGGCCGAACAAGGGGATATTTTACAAAAAGGTACAGCCTATATTGCACCAGGTGGCTACCATTTGAAACTAAGAAAAGTAGGCGCCACATTTGCAATTGTTACAGATCAAACCGAGCCCCCTCGGTCGGGACATCGCCCATCCGTCGATGTTATGTTTGAAGATGTGAGTCAATACTCAGACTTCGACAAAATTGCAGTAGTGATGACTGGAATGGGGTATGACGGTGCAAAAGGTTTGGTTGCTTTAAAGAAAACAGGGAATGTAATGGCAATTGCTGAGTCAGCGGAAACTTGTATTGTATATGGAATGCCAAAAGCTGCCGTGGAGACGCAGCTTGTTGATGAAGTGGCAGATGTTGACGATATTGCACAAACGATTATGAAATATATGTCTTAA
- a CDS encoding chemotaxis protein CheA, with product MEVNQYLEMFIEESKEHLQACGEHLLELEKNPEDLAIVGEIFRSAHTLKGMSATMGFEDLADLTHKMENVLDAIRNEKIKVTPEIFDVVFESVDHLEEMVYDIADGGDGKRDVQVTVEKLKLIESGETAATTVAIAPVEATQKLETKVDAANLKLTYDDFEKTVLLQSSEQDFKAYEISITLREDCLLKAARVFMVFEILEKNGDVIKSSPTVERLEEEQFDHEFYVAYISKENAEDLQKMLMKVSEVDSVEVNEIHQGVFTQSATTHTHAEEQVEVQVQETSVSTTVVPEPAVQPVQKPQATNNNSKTTVHASSKTIRVNIERLDILMNLFEELAIDRGRLLSIASEVNHGELNETVERMSRTMGDLQNIVLTMRMVPVETVFNRFPKMVRQLSRDLNKKITLDVIGAETELDRTVIDEIGDPLVHLIRNSVDHGIESPEERRAKGKPEEGTVQLRAYHSGNYVFIEIEDDGAGINRDRVLAKALSRGIVTHEQSLTMTDKQINELILASGFSTAEVISDVSGRGVGLDVVKTTIESLGGNISIDSTQNVGSVFSIQLPLTLSIISVMLVEIEKEIYAIPLSSIIETSIIRNSDILNAHNQKVIDFRGKVVPLVFLEEIFEVPRKEMKEDGFHSIVIVRKGDKLAGLVVDSFIGQQEIVLKSLGDYLTNIFAISGATILGNGKVALIVDCNALMK from the coding sequence ATGGAAGTAAATCAATATTTAGAGATGTTCATCGAAGAAAGTAAAGAACATTTACAAGCATGTGGCGAGCATTTATTAGAATTAGAAAAAAATCCTGAAGATTTAGCAATTGTTGGGGAGATATTCCGTTCTGCTCATACGCTTAAAGGGATGTCGGCAACGATGGGGTTTGAAGATTTAGCAGATTTAACGCATAAAATGGAAAATGTGCTAGATGCGATTCGTAATGAAAAAATTAAAGTAACACCGGAAATTTTCGATGTTGTATTTGAATCGGTCGATCACTTAGAAGAAATGGTTTATGATATTGCGGATGGTGGGGACGGGAAACGTGACGTTCAAGTAACCGTAGAAAAATTAAAGCTAATTGAATCAGGAGAGACAGCCGCAACAACTGTCGCAATCGCACCTGTAGAAGCAACGCAAAAACTTGAGACAAAAGTGGACGCAGCTAACTTAAAATTAACATACGATGATTTTGAAAAAACGGTGTTACTTCAATCGTCAGAACAAGATTTCAAAGCTTACGAAATTTCAATTACGTTACGCGAAGACTGTCTATTAAAAGCAGCGCGTGTGTTTATGGTTTTTGAAATTTTAGAGAAGAACGGAGATGTCATTAAATCATCTCCAACAGTAGAGCGATTAGAAGAAGAACAATTCGATCATGAATTTTATGTTGCTTATATTTCAAAAGAAAATGCTGAAGATTTACAAAAGATGTTAATGAAAGTGTCGGAAGTCGATTCTGTTGAAGTAAATGAAATCCATCAAGGTGTATTTACGCAATCAGCGACTACTCATACGCATGCGGAAGAACAAGTAGAAGTGCAAGTACAAGAAACAAGCGTATCTACTACTGTTGTACCAGAGCCTGCAGTCCAACCTGTTCAAAAACCTCAAGCAACAAACAATAATAGCAAGACAACGGTTCACGCTTCAAGTAAAACCATTCGTGTAAATATTGAACGATTAGATATTTTAATGAATCTATTTGAAGAACTTGCAATCGATCGCGGGCGTTTATTATCGATCGCATCAGAAGTAAATCATGGTGAGCTAAATGAAACGGTAGAGCGTATGAGTCGTACAATGGGCGACTTACAAAATATTGTTTTAACGATGCGTATGGTACCGGTAGAAACAGTATTTAACCGCTTCCCGAAAATGGTTCGTCAATTATCACGTGATTTGAATAAGAAAATTACATTAGATGTCATCGGTGCAGAAACAGAACTAGATCGTACAGTAATTGATGAAATCGGTGATCCACTTGTTCACTTAATCCGTAATTCGGTCGACCATGGGATTGAAAGTCCAGAGGAGCGCCGTGCAAAAGGAAAGCCTGAAGAAGGTACAGTTCAATTGCGTGCCTACCATAGTGGAAACTATGTGTTTATCGAAATTGAAGACGATGGGGCAGGTATTAACCGTGATCGCGTATTAGCGAAGGCACTTTCGAGAGGGATTGTTACACATGAACAATCATTAACGATGACAGATAAGCAAATTAATGAACTTATTTTAGCTTCTGGTTTCTCTACTGCAGAAGTGATTTCAGATGTTTCGGGTCGTGGTGTTGGTTTAGATGTTGTGAAAACAACAATCGAATCATTAGGTGGAAATATTTCAATTGATTCTACTCAAAATGTAGGTTCAGTTTTCTCTATTCAATTACCATTAACATTATCGATTATTTCAGTGATGTTAGTTGAAATTGAAAAAGAGATTTACGCAATTCCATTATCATCCATTATTGAGACGTCGATTATCCGCAACTCAGATATTTTAAATGCTCATAATCAAAAAGTAATTGATTTCCGTGGCAAAGTAGTACCGCTTGTATTCCTTGAAGAAATTTTTGAAGTGCCGCGTAAAGAGATGAAAGAAGATGGGTTCCACTCGATTGTTATTGTGCGTAAAGGCGATAAACTTGCAGGGTTAGTTGTTGATTCATTCATCGGACAACAAGAAATTGTTCTCAAATCACTTGGCGATTATTTAACGAATATTTTTGCGATATCGGGTGCCACAATTTTAGGTAATGGTAAAGTTGCGTTAATTGTAGATTGTAACGCACTGATGAAGTAA
- a CDS encoding chemotaxis protein CheW yields the protein MTNAVEQKNLKVIVFQLADKEYAIPVSHVKGIEKLMHITRVPKTARFVKGVINLRGVVTPVIDLRERFELPIPENEETTRIIIITLETMEVGFVVDSANDVLDIDSESIEQQPEVVGSLEEEFIAGVAKLENRLLILLHLEKVLNPLD from the coding sequence ATGACGAATGCGGTAGAGCAAAAGAATCTGAAGGTTATAGTGTTTCAGTTAGCAGATAAAGAGTATGCCATACCTGTTTCACACGTTAAAGGGATCGAAAAATTAATGCATATTACACGAGTACCGAAAACAGCGCGTTTTGTAAAAGGTGTCATTAATTTGCGCGGTGTTGTAACGCCAGTAATTGATTTACGTGAACGTTTCGAACTGCCTATTCCGGAAAATGAAGAAACAACGCGTATTATCATTATTACGCTTGAAACAATGGAAGTGGGGTTTGTCGTGGATTCTGCTAATGATGTATTAGACATTGATTCTGAATCGATTGAGCAGCAACCAGAAGTTGTTGGTTCGTTGGAAGAAGAGTTTATTGCAGGAGTAGCGAAATTAGAAAATCGTTTATTAATTTTACTTCACTTAGAGAAAGTGTTAAATCCGCTTGATTAA
- a CDS encoding chemotaxis protein CheC translates to MNFSDKINSIHLDVLKEIGNIGAAHAATALSDLLQKKIDMRVPNVEMVSFNDMMELAGGSENVVVGIFLRIEGDAEGSMFFILPIEQANRFIRRLIHDESFDFYAPSVPELGLSAMQEMGNILSGSYLSALSDFTGLKIYPTVPGLSVDMFGAIISIGLIELSQVSDTVIVINTAIFEEDIKDEEAVRGNFFLLPNPESFEAIFKALGVPIE, encoded by the coding sequence ATGAATTTTAGTGACAAAATCAATTCGATCCACCTAGATGTATTAAAAGAAATCGGAAATATTGGAGCAGCCCATGCTGCAACGGCATTATCAGACTTATTGCAAAAGAAAATTGATATGCGTGTTCCAAATGTAGAAATGGTTTCTTTTAATGACATGATGGAATTAGCTGGTGGCTCGGAAAATGTAGTAGTTGGTATTTTTTTACGCATTGAAGGCGATGCGGAAGGTAGCATGTTTTTTATTCTTCCGATTGAACAAGCAAATCGCTTTATTCGTCGTTTAATTCACGATGAATCGTTTGATTTTTATGCGCCATCTGTTCCAGAATTAGGCTTATCTGCAATGCAGGAAATGGGGAATATTTTATCGGGTTCCTATTTATCCGCGTTGTCTGATTTTACTGGATTGAAAATTTACCCAACAGTACCTGGATTGAGTGTAGATATGTTTGGTGCAATTATTAGTATTGGTTTAATTGAACTATCCCAAGTGAGCGACACCGTAATTGTTATTAATACAGCGATTTTTGAAGAAGACATTAAAGATGAAGAGGCTGTAAGAGGGAATTTCTTCTTATTACCAAATCCAGAATCATTTGAAGCGATATTTAAAGCATTAGGAGTACCGATTGAATGA
- a CDS encoding chemotaxis protein CheD, protein MILSHGNEVVKVGIAQMDVVKTPKTIRTSGLGSCVGVIIYDESKKIAGLVHVMLPDSSLGRTESINEAKFADTGVSALVNLVKLQGAQSFKLKAKIAGGAQMFQFTSDKSSMRIGPRNVEAVKEQLRKLRIPIIAEDTGGNSGRTIEFNPETSMLNIRTVNRGVSDI, encoded by the coding sequence ATGATATTATCGCATGGAAATGAAGTCGTTAAAGTCGGAATCGCTCAAATGGATGTAGTAAAAACGCCAAAGACAATTCGTACATCAGGTTTAGGGTCTTGTGTTGGCGTTATTATTTATGATGAATCAAAAAAAATTGCTGGGTTAGTACATGTTATGTTACCTGATTCTAGTTTAGGTAGAACGGAATCAATTAATGAAGCGAAATTTGCAGATACAGGTGTTAGTGCTTTGGTGAACTTAGTAAAACTTCAAGGGGCTCAAAGTTTTAAACTGAAGGCAAAGATTGCTGGTGGTGCCCAAATGTTTCAGTTTACTTCAGATAAAAGTTCGATGCGAATAGGACCTAGAAATGTAGAAGCAGTCAAAGAGCAATTACGAAAATTGAGAATTCCAATTATCGCAGAAGATACAGGCGGTAATAGTGGAAGAACAATTGAATTTAATCCAGAGACGAGTATGTTGAATATTCGTACGGTCAATCGAGGTGTAAGTGATATATGA
- a CDS encoding multidrug transporter — MMFGSLFYNFWAALCSFTVYFIWAVQDPFAFPLPTIGASLVVALIGFIAMFLIRAFIGYVFYTPEHIAYSEVDSPSNVEPLHAEQQQFVPQNKRTTVEFEEDNTEEIANVVRTMLHGQEEAIQK; from the coding sequence ATGATGTTTGGTTCGTTATTTTATAATTTTTGGGCTGCATTATGTTCATTCACGGTGTATTTTATATGGGCAGTGCAAGATCCATTTGCTTTTCCATTGCCGACAATTGGTGCATCATTAGTAGTTGCTTTGATTGGTTTTATCGCAATGTTTTTAATCCGTGCTTTTATAGGCTATGTGTTTTATACACCGGAGCATATTGCGTATTCAGAAGTGGATTCACCTTCAAATGTAGAACCGTTACATGCAGAGCAGCAACAATTTGTTCCTCAAAATAAACGAACAACGGTTGAGTTTGAAGAAGATAATACAGAAGAAATTGCCAATGTTGTACGCACAATGCTACATGGTCAAGAAGAAGCAATACAAAAATAG
- a CDS encoding FliA/WhiG family RNA polymerase sigma factor translates to MEEQALWIRWTTDRDPDAGDLLIRKFKPLVSYHVQRIAVGLPKNVSRDDLTSLGMMGLFDALNKFDINRDLKFDTYASFRVRGAIIDGLRKEDWLPRSAREKAKKLEGQIESLEQKLMRHATPEELAEHMEIPVEEVYQTFHEHFYSNVLSINEQLDQDDNEGKSFVIRDDHTKTPEQQIVHSELLGDLAHNIQKLNEKEQLVISLFYTEEMTLTEIGEMLELSTSRISQIHSKALFKLRKLLTSEMMNA, encoded by the coding sequence ATGGAAGAGCAAGCACTATGGATTCGTTGGACAACTGACCGAGATCCCGATGCGGGGGACCTACTTATAAGAAAATTTAAGCCACTCGTGTCCTATCATGTACAACGTATTGCGGTAGGTTTACCAAAAAATGTTTCAAGAGATGATTTGACTAGTTTAGGGATGATGGGCTTATTTGATGCGCTCAACAAATTTGATATAAATCGTGATTTGAAATTCGATACATATGCCTCATTTCGCGTTCGTGGTGCAATTATTGATGGGTTGCGTAAAGAGGATTGGCTTCCACGATCGGCTCGTGAAAAGGCTAAAAAGCTAGAAGGACAAATCGAAAGTTTAGAGCAAAAGTTGATGCGCCATGCAACACCAGAAGAGCTAGCAGAACATATGGAAATACCTGTTGAAGAAGTGTATCAAACATTCCATGAACATTTTTATTCAAATGTTTTATCCATTAACGAACAATTAGATCAAGATGATAATGAAGGGAAATCTTTCGTTATTCGAGATGACCATACAAAGACGCCAGAACAACAAATTGTTCATTCCGAACTATTAGGAGATTTGGCTCATAATATTCAAAAACTAAATGAAAAAGAGCAGCTTGTCATTAGTTTGTTTTATACAGAGGAAATGACTTTAACCGAAATTGGTGAAATGCTAGAATTATCGACATCGCGTATTTCTCAAATTCACTCGAAAGCGTTATTTAAATTACGTAAACTATTAACTTCTGAAATGATGAATGCTTAG
- a CDS encoding RNA polymerase subunit sigma: MSLKGVELQIAIPKTFDAGKMADQHHQRTINQQLDANEALKREIERKQLAVNTSEGMDAIDEEDENDASNNGQTSNGKNKKKKQQQEQDVHHPFKGNLFDFSG, translated from the coding sequence ATGAGTTTAAAAGGCGTAGAGTTACAAATTGCCATTCCAAAAACGTTTGATGCTGGGAAAATGGCCGATCAACACCATCAAAGAACGATCAATCAACAGCTTGATGCAAATGAAGCGTTAAAACGTGAAATTGAACGGAAGCAATTAGCTGTGAATACATCAGAAGGTATGGATGCCATTGACGAGGAAGATGAAAATGATGCTTCAAATAATGGGCAAACATCGAATGGAAAGAATAAGAAAAAAAAGCAACAGCAAGAACAGGACGTGCATCATCCTTTTAAAGGGAATCTGTTCGATTTTAGCGGTTAG
- a CDS encoding DUF6115 domain-containing protein, with translation MVTGLIIALFIIQLITIFIIILLNSKISKFKDLEIRQNQLIREMDDAIGLYLVEMKEENDRLIKELQQTKEKGIVSQVTKPLPSVEKKAPITVQPEQATTISQNGQVSLTTEEVTGLEVRQYIPKAMVTNAYSKQKAQSPEEVPQAESEQNKQLSIAEEVVEDTIPKKQTYEEQVISYHKAGMSVENIAKTMQRGKTEIELLIKFHA, from the coding sequence ATGGTTACAGGATTAATAATCGCATTGTTTATCATCCAGTTAATAACGATATTTATCATCATTCTTCTGAATAGTAAAATTTCGAAGTTTAAAGATTTGGAAATTCGCCAAAACCAATTGATTCGTGAAATGGATGATGCAATAGGTCTTTATTTAGTCGAAATGAAAGAAGAAAATGATCGTCTTATTAAGGAGCTTCAACAAACGAAGGAAAAAGGAATTGTTTCTCAGGTGACAAAACCTTTGCCCTCTGTTGAAAAAAAGGCACCAATTACAGTCCAACCTGAGCAAGCAACAACTATAAGTCAAAATGGACAAGTTTCACTTACAACAGAAGAAGTAACGGGACTTGAAGTGCGTCAATATATTCCGAAAGCAATGGTCACGAATGCTTACAGTAAACAAAAAGCTCAATCTCCCGAAGAAGTGCCACAAGCGGAATCAGAGCAAAATAAACAACTGTCGATAGCAGAGGAAGTAGTAGAAGATACAATTCCCAAAAAGCAAACTTACGAGGAGCAAGTGATATCCTATCATAAAGCAGGAATGAGCGTCGAAAATATAGCAAAAACGATGCAAAGAGGCAAAACAGAAATAGAGCTTCTGATCAAGTTTCATGCGTAA
- the rpsB gene encoding 30S ribosomal protein S2: MSVISMKQLLEAGVHFGHQTRRWNPKMKKYIFVERNGIYIIDLQKTVKKLEEAYNFMRQVGQDGGKVLFVGTKKQAQEAIKDEAERSGNYYINQRWLGGTLTNFGTIQKRVKRMKDIEKMEEDGIFDVLPKKEVIQLKKEHERLVKFLGGIRDMKAIPDVMFIVDPRKERIAVAEAIKLNIPLVGIVDTNCDPDEIDYVIPANDDAIRAVKLLTAKMADALLEAKQGEEEAPAVESAE, translated from the coding sequence ATGTCAGTAATTTCTATGAAACAATTACTTGAAGCTGGTGTACATTTCGGTCACCAAACTCGCCGTTGGAACCCAAAAATGAAGAAATATATCTTCGTTGAGCGTAACGGTATCTACATTATCGATTTACAAAAAACAGTTAAAAAATTAGAGGAAGCTTACAACTTCATGCGTCAAGTTGGTCAAGACGGTGGTAAAGTTTTATTCGTTGGTACGAAAAAACAAGCACAAGAAGCGATCAAAGATGAAGCTGAACGTTCAGGCAACTATTACATTAACCAACGTTGGTTAGGTGGTACTTTAACTAACTTCGGTACAATTCAAAAACGTGTTAAGCGTATGAAAGATATCGAAAAAATGGAAGAAGACGGTATCTTTGACGTACTTCCTAAAAAAGAAGTAATCCAACTTAAAAAAGAACACGAACGTTTAGTAAAATTCTTAGGCGGTATCCGCGATATGAAAGCTATTCCGGACGTAATGTTCATCGTAGACCCTCGTAAAGAGCGTATCGCAGTTGCAGAAGCAATCAAATTAAACATCCCTCTAGTTGGTATCGTAGACACTAACTGTGATCCAGATGAAATTGATTACGTAATCCCTGCAAACGATGATGCTATCCGTGCTGTTAAATTATTAACTGCTAAAATGGCTGACGCTTTATTAGAAGCTAAACAAGGTGAAGAAGAAGCTCCAGCTGTAGAATCTGCTGAGTAA
- the tsf gene encoding translation elongation factor Ts, translated as MATISAQLVKELREKTGAGMMDCKKALVQTEGNLEAAIDFLREKGLAAAGKKADRIAAEGTTYILENGNEAILIEVNAETDFVAKNEQFQELVSSLSEQLLTAKPESVEAALELEKDGVKIADQISTATATIGEKISLRRFEIKTKTDADAFGAYLHMGGRIGVLVVLEGSTDAAAAKDVAMHIAAINPTYVSRDEVSADEVERERKVLTEQALNEGKPENIVAKMVEGRLSKYFEDVCLLDQAFVKNSDQKVRDFVKSLGGTVTSFTRYGVGEGIEKREDNFAEEVMNQVKGN; from the coding sequence ATGGCAACAATTTCTGCACAATTAGTAAAAGAATTACGTGAAAAAACTGGCGCAGGTATGATGGACTGCAAAAAAGCATTAGTTCAAACTGAAGGTAACTTAGAAGCGGCAATCGACTTCTTACGTGAAAAAGGTTTAGCTGCTGCAGGTAAAAAAGCAGACCGTATCGCTGCTGAAGGTACAACTTATATTTTAGAAAACGGTAATGAAGCAATCCTTATTGAAGTAAACGCTGAAACAGACTTCGTTGCGAAAAACGAACAGTTCCAAGAATTAGTTTCTTCATTATCTGAGCAATTATTAACTGCTAAACCAGAATCAGTAGAAGCTGCTTTAGAATTAGAAAAAGACGGCGTGAAAATTGCTGACCAAATTTCTACAGCTACTGCAACAATCGGTGAAAAAATTTCATTACGTCGTTTTGAAATTAAAACAAAAACAGATGCAGACGCATTTGGTGCTTACTTACACATGGGCGGTCGTATCGGTGTATTAGTGGTTCTTGAAGGTTCTACTGACGCTGCTGCTGCAAAAGACGTTGCAATGCACATTGCTGCAATTAACCCAACTTACGTATCTCGTGATGAAGTTTCTGCAGACGAAGTTGAACGTGAACGCAAAGTATTAACTGAGCAAGCGTTAAACGAAGGTAAACCAGAAAACATCGTTGCGAAAATGGTAGAAGGTCGTCTGAGCAAATATTTCGAAGACGTATGTTTATTAGACCAAGCTTTCGTTAAAAACTCTGACCAAAAAGTACGTGACTTCGTTAAATCTTTAGGTGGTACAGTGACAAGCTTCACTCGTTACGGCGTAGGTGAAGGTATCGAAAAACGTGAAGATAACTTCGCGGAAGAAGTAATGAACCAAGTTAAAGGTAACTAA
- the pyrH gene encoding UMP kinase: MDVSQYKRVVIKLSGEALAGDLGFGFSPEVIKSIAGEIKEVIDLGVEVALVVGGGNIWRGKIGAEMGMERANADYMGMLGTVMNALALQDSLENLGVPTRVQSSIVMTQVAEPYIRRKAVRHLEKSRVVIFAAGTGNPYFSTDTTAALRAAEINADAILMAKNNVDGVYSADPKLDPTAVKYDTLTYLDVIQQGLQVMDSTASTLCMDNDIKLVVFNLSEQGNIKRAVMGEKIGTVVRRDA; this comes from the coding sequence ATGGATGTGTCTCAATACAAACGAGTAGTAATTAAACTAAGTGGTGAAGCATTAGCAGGAGATCTAGGCTTTGGATTCTCACCAGAAGTAATCAAATCAATTGCAGGCGAAATTAAAGAAGTCATTGATTTGGGTGTAGAAGTAGCCTTAGTAGTTGGCGGTGGAAACATTTGGCGTGGTAAAATCGGTGCTGAAATGGGCATGGAGCGTGCAAATGCAGACTATATGGGGATGTTAGGAACAGTGATGAATGCATTAGCATTGCAAGATTCTCTGGAAAATCTTGGTGTTCCAACACGTGTTCAGTCGTCAATTGTTATGACACAAGTTGCAGAACCTTATATTCGTCGTAAAGCAGTGCGTCATTTAGAAAAGTCTCGCGTTGTTATTTTTGCGGCGGGTACGGGGAATCCTTATTTCTCTACAGACACAACGGCAGCGTTGCGTGCAGCAGAAATTAATGCAGATGCAATTTTAATGGCGAAAAATAATGTTGACGGCGTTTACTCCGCTGACCCAAAATTAGACCCTACTGCTGTTAAGTATGATACACTTACTTATTTAGACGTTATTCAACAAGGTTTACAAGTGATGGATTCAACAGCATCAACATTATGTATGGATAATGATATTAAGCTTGTTGTTTTCAATTTGTCTGAACAAGGAAATATTAAACGTGCCGTAATGGGCGAAAAAATCGGAACTGTAGTTAGGAGAGATGCGTAA